In Pungitius pungitius chromosome 2, fPunPun2.1, whole genome shotgun sequence, a single window of DNA contains:
- the zgc:66433 gene encoding capping protein-inhibiting regulator of actin dynamics isoform X9 — translation MSSGPPDVTVSQEPAEVLEECSGKKKSKFQTFKKFFARKKRKEPPAAGADVGLRGSRSSDNVTETSQNNTLTRSEKDKGSGSKISQGSKALSHDSVFVSEASEATEALGASQDSIHGKVKSLQLQLRQAIRLGSPPSLMCVKRTDDAGAMSEDDGLPCSPHDYTTPHTVMSNSSISLEGIDSDSDQVSCQAASSRAVSPLVVPGDFSQPASPFGCLDNSAAKHKLGLRHKAGNRRKPVARLEMRAGGDSAGEEILNPSPAEAAEERGPQRTAEVASVDELKPKADREEESEGGEEVEEEEQQQKHSRHSLLRHEEEEEEGEDQSEAEQDVSHGPDASSPVELRLSDEEAPDAEARPASRDSSLHSDGATPEPPATQREYLLDPPGVAYGAEKRGAQRDLALSGEEDGVQGNMEEESSFLQEVLSSLKTPLSSCSLDREPEGVVLEMEEKEEVKEREREDVDVEEGEEGKEEEAADGSPQSDHSAEEEAPALNTPSGRDVEEEEEEEEESPEEEELVVDNVCHQDRAEDREKDADEVTQDDVTPDDVTPDDVTPDDVTPDDVTPDDVTPDDVTPDEQDASETSTAVHQAEGKEDEDSEGEEEAIELVKEPEVEEEGREKREEEEEEKEEAEAEEAEVRVEEAEEATEEEREGAEEVTETFHAAADEEAAMWEEGVDVGVGDVGLHLNDDETELGEAAAHRSQAASDWSSGGQREDGEERVEKVVEIGRSEHQPEEEEDESERDPRQERLEMCEEQANVSAKPPSLSLPGSQESATSTPSKTSKTSIHINLLSPSSEKAAPFFHCSPAAADPGQGGTPGPAVADAEEGEPADDVGAEEEVNHSALEGAATGSEKTNQPPSGSDRSKARFTIAPARRRSLSFEEAEETSPSSSPSSFTGPGVVEADAAKSKDPKVEAEPKVEAEPASLSQVEPVLSPGRLRSVGAASAAPPPSSIPPPTTASREESLVVAEGNPDSPFGVRLRKTLALHTEPPVEPPAQPTSCTVDSPQPISMKPSISQPVSLKPSLSKKPDVNKRMSDPAVARSPSGGSDPPSWISVAKQKQKIYKENSLDEITVKKEEQERRGSALLYVSSADRTTEGKANPLETSKHLASVEKEARRSLSPPTPVPPQPLKFQSPPCPVPPKPKLPPPTAKHSPQPTVPQRSLSPPAPITGPKKSPSCTNPPSPAKTAPSPKTPQPHGTTPTSPPFSPRAAPEPKSGSRGAAGVHIQNPASPQDEPPWMALAKKKAKAWSEMPQIVQ, via the exons GAAAGAAGAAGTCCAAGTTTCAGACGTTTAAGAAATTCTTCgccaggaagaagaggaaggagccgCCGGCCGCTGGAGCAGACGTGGGGCTTAGAGGCAGCCGATCGAGCGACAATGTCACCGAAACGTCCCAAAATAACACGCTCACTCGATCAGAGAAGGATAAAGGCTCTGG GTCAAAGATCAGCCAGGGTAGCAAGGCCTTGTCTCACGACTCTGTCTTTGTTTCGGAGGCGTCGGAGGCCACCGAGGCTCTGGGAGCATCTCAGGACAGCATTCATGGGAAAGTGAAATCCCTTCAG CTCCAGCTGAGGCAGGCCATCCGGCTGGGCTCCCCTCCATCCCTcatgtgtgtgaagaggacgGACGATGCTGGAGCCATGTCTGAGGATGACGGCCTGCCCTGTAGCCCACACGATTACACAACGCCGCACACGGTCATG AGTAACAGCTCCATCAGTCTGGAAGGAATAGACAGTGACAGTGACCAG GTGTCCTGCCAGGCGGCCTCCAGCAGAGCAGTGAGCCCGCTGGTGGTCCCGGGGGACTTCAGTCAGCCGGCCAGTCCCTTCGGCTGCCTCGATAACTCTGCCGCCAAACACAAGCTGGGCCTCAGACACAAAGCCGGCAACAGGAGGAAACCCGTGGCA AGGCTTGAGATGAGAGCAGGGGGCGACTCGGCGGGGGAGGAGATCCTGAATCCCTCCCCAGCAGAAGCTGCAGAGGAGCGAGGGCCCCAGAGGACAGCAGAAG TTGCCAGTGTTGATGAGCTGAAACCAAAGGCGGATAGGGAGGAAGAATccgaaggaggggaggaggtagaggaggaggagcagcagcaaaaGCATTCCAGACACTCCCTGTTGaggcacgaggaggaggaggaggaaggagaggaccaGTCTGAAGCTGAGCAGGATGTTTCTCACGGCCCGGACGCGTCCTCTCCTGTGGAGCTGCGTCTCTCTGATGAAGAAGCCCCGGACGCCGAGGCCCGGCCCGCCTCCAGGGACTCTTCTCTGCACAGTGACGG GGCCACGCCAGAGCCCCCTGCCACTCAGAGGGAGTACTTGCTGGACCCTCCAGGCGTGGCCTACGGAGCAGAGAAGAGAGGGGCACAAAGGGACTTGGCACTGAGCGGAGAAGAAGATGGAGTCCAGGgaaacatggaggaggagagctccTTCTTACAGGAAGTGCTGAGCTCCTTGAAGACTCCCCTCTCTTCGTGCTCGCTGGACAGGGAGCCTGAGGGCGTTGTcttggagatggaggagaaggaggaggtgaaggaaagggaaagagaagatGTCGAtgtagaggaaggggaggaggggaaggaagaggaagcgGCCGATGGCTCCCCCCAGTCAGACCACTCCGCAGAGGAAGAGGCTCCTGCTTTGAACACTCCTTCTGGTCGAGatgttgaagaagaagaagaagaagaagaagaatcaccagaggaagaggaacttGTGGTGGATAACGTCTGCCACCAAGAT CgagcagaggacagagagaaagatgctGATGAAGTCACACAAGATGATGTCACACCCGATGATGTCACACCCGATGATGTCACACCCGATGATGTCACACCCGATGATGTCACACCCGATGATGTCACACCCGATGATGTCACACCCGATGAACAAGATGCCTCAGAAACAAGCACCGCTGTCCACCAGGCGGAGGGGAAAGAGGACGAGGacagtgagggagaggaggaggcgatcGAGCTGGTGAAGGAGCccgaagtggaggaggagggaagggagaagagggaggaggaggaggaggagaaggaggaggcggaggcggaggaggcagaAGTGAgagtggaggaggcggaggaggcgacagaggaagagagggagggcgcGGAGGAGGTGACTGAGACGTTTCATGCAGCAGCAGACGAGGAAGCTGCCATGTGGGAGGAGGGCGTGGACGTCGGGGTTGGAGACGTGGGCTTGCACTTGAACGACGACGAGACCGAGCTGGGCGAAGCGGCGGCGCATCGGAGTCAGGCTGCTTCCGATTGGAGCTCCGGAGGGCAGAGGGAGGACGGAGAAGAGAGGGTGGAGAAAGTGGTGGAGATCGGCCGTTCAGAACACCaaccggaggaagaggaggacgagagtGAACGAGACCCGCGGCAGGAAAGGCTAGAAATGTGCGAGGAGCAAGCTAACGTCTCTGCCAAGCCTCCTTCTTTGTCCCTTCCAGGGTCACAAGAGAGCGCAACCAGCACTCCCAGTAAGACCAGCAAGACCTCCATCCACATAAATCTACTCTCTCCAAGCTCAGAGAAAGCCGCGCCTTTCTTCCACTGCTCCCCAGCTGCTGCAGACCCCGGCCAAGGAGGGACACCTGGTCCCGCCGTCGCAGACGCAGAAGAGGGAGAACCAGCAGACGATGTGGGAGCCGAGGAAGAGGTAAACCATTCGGCCCTGGAGGGAGCGGCCACCGGCTCTGAGAAAACTAACCAGCCGCCCAGCGGCTCGGATCGGAGCAAAGCACGCTTCACCATCGCCCCCGCCCGGCGGAGGTCACTCTCTTTTGAAGAAGCCGAGGagacctctccctcctcttcgcCGTCCTCCTTTACAGGACCCGGAGTGGTGGAGGCGGACGCCGCGAAAAGCAAGGACCCCAAAGTGGAGGCGGAGCCCAAAGTGGAGGCAGAACCGGCCAGTTTGTCACAGGTGGAGCCGGTTTTGAGCCCTGGTCGATTGAGGAGTGTCGGGGCCGCCTCAGCTGCCCCGCCTCCATCCTCCATTCCACCTCCGACCACAGCGAGCAGAGAAG agagCCTGGTCGTAGCGGAGGGGAACCCTGACAGTCCTTTTGGAGTTCGGCTGAGGAAGACGTTGGCTCTCCACACAGAG CCTCCCGTGGAGCCTCCAGCTCAGCCAACCAGCTGTACGGTTGACTCGCCGCAGCCAATCAGCATGAAGCCCTCCATAAGTCAGCCGGTCAGCCTCAAGCCCTCCCTCTCCAAGAAACCAGATGTAAACAAGCGCATGTCag ACCCGGCTGTTGCTCGCAGTCCTTCTGGTGGATCTGATCCTCCCAGCTGGATTTCTGTGGccaaacagaaacagaagatCTACAAAGAAAACTCGCTTGATGAGATCACAGTCAAGAAg gaggagcaggagaggaggggtTCAGCGCTACTGTACGTCAGCTCGGCTGACAGAACAACGGAGGGCAAAG caaATCCGCTGGAGACCAGTAAGCATCTCGCGTCAGTAGAGAAAGAGGCCAGgaggtctctctctcctccgacTCCGGTGCCCCCTCAGCCCCTCAAATTCCAGTCACCACCCTGCCCCGTTCCTCCGAAACCCAAGCTCCCACCGCCCACCGCCAAACACTCACCCCAACCCACGGTACCCCAAAGGTCCCTGTCACCCCCTGCTCCCATTACCGGGCCCAAAAAATCGCCCTCCTGCACTAACCCGCCATCGCCCGCCAAAACGGCCCCCTCGCCCAAGACGCCACAGCCCCACGGCACGACACCTACCTCCCCTCCCTTTTCCCCGAGAGCCGCCCCGGAGCCAAAGTCTGGCTCAAGAGGCGCTGCGGGGGTCCACATCCAAAACCCGGCGTCGCCCCAGGATGAGCCTCCCTGGATGGCCCTGGCCAAGAAGAAGGCCAAAGCCTGGAGCGAGATGCCCCAGATCGTCCAGTGA
- the zgc:66433 gene encoding capping protein-inhibiting regulator of actin dynamics isoform X1 yields the protein MLQEQKIKRRMSPWGTGFGSGPSSTGAAMSSGPPDVTVSQEPAEVLEECSGKKKSKFQTFKKFFARKKRKEPPAAGADVGLRGSRSSDNVTETSQNNTLTRSEKDKGSGSKISQGSKALSHDSVFVSEASEATEALGASQDSIHGKVKSLQLQLRQAIRLGSPPSLMCVKRTDDAGAMSEDDGLPCSPHDYTTPHTVMSNSSISLEGIDSDSDQVSCQAASSRAVSPLVVPGDFSQPASPFGCLDNSAAKHKLGLRHKAGNRRKPVARLEMRAGGDSAGEEILNPSPAEAAEERGPQRTAEVASVDELKPKADREEESEGGEEVEEEEQQQKHSRHSLLRHEEEEEEGEDQSEAEQDVSHGPDASSPVELRLSDEEAPDAEARPASRDSSLHSDGATPEPPATQREYLLDPPGVAYGAEKRGAQRDLALSGEEDGVQGNMEEESSFLQEVLSSLKTPLSSCSLDREPEGVVLEMEEKEEVKEREREDVDVEEGEEGKEEEAADGSPQSDHSAEEEAPALNTPSGRDVEEEEEEEEESPEEEELVVDNVCHQDRAEDREKDADEVTQDDVTPDDVTPDDVTPDDVTPDDVTPDDVTPDDVTPDEQDASETSTAVHQAEGKEDEDSEGEEEAIELVKEPEVEEEGREKREEEEEEKEEAEAEEAEVRVEEAEEATEEEREGAEEVTETFHAAADEEAAMWEEGVDVGVGDVGLHLNDDETELGEAAAHRSQAASDWSSGGQREDGEERVEKVVEIGRSEHQPEEEEDESERDPRQERLEMCEEQANVSAKPPSLSLPGSQESATSTPSKTSKTSIHINLLSPSSEKAAPFFHCSPAAADPGQGGTPGPAVADAEEGEPADDVGAEEEVNHSALEGAATGSEKTNQPPSGSDRSKARFTIAPARRRSLSFEEAEETSPSSSPSSFTGPGVVEADAAKSKDPKVEAEPKVEAEPASLSQVEPVLSPGRLRSVGAASAAPPPSSIPPPTTASREESLVVAEGNPDSPFGVRLRKTLALHTEPPVEPPAQPTSCTVDSPQPISMKPSISQPVSLKPSLSKKPDVNKRMSDPAVARSPSGGSDPPSWISVAKQKQKIYKENSLDEITVKKEEQERRGSALLYVSSADRTTEGKANPLETSKHLASVEKEARRSLSPPTPVPPQPLKFQSPPCPVPPKPKLPPPTAKHSPQPTVPQRSLSPPAPITGPKKSPSCTNPPSPAKTAPSPKTPQPHGTTPTSPPFSPRAAPEPKSGSRGAAGVHIQNPASPQDEPPWMALAKKKAKAWSEMPQIVQ from the exons GAAAGAAGAAGTCCAAGTTTCAGACGTTTAAGAAATTCTTCgccaggaagaagaggaaggagccgCCGGCCGCTGGAGCAGACGTGGGGCTTAGAGGCAGCCGATCGAGCGACAATGTCACCGAAACGTCCCAAAATAACACGCTCACTCGATCAGAGAAGGATAAAGGCTCTGG GTCAAAGATCAGCCAGGGTAGCAAGGCCTTGTCTCACGACTCTGTCTTTGTTTCGGAGGCGTCGGAGGCCACCGAGGCTCTGGGAGCATCTCAGGACAGCATTCATGGGAAAGTGAAATCCCTTCAG CTCCAGCTGAGGCAGGCCATCCGGCTGGGCTCCCCTCCATCCCTcatgtgtgtgaagaggacgGACGATGCTGGAGCCATGTCTGAGGATGACGGCCTGCCCTGTAGCCCACACGATTACACAACGCCGCACACGGTCATG AGTAACAGCTCCATCAGTCTGGAAGGAATAGACAGTGACAGTGACCAG GTGTCCTGCCAGGCGGCCTCCAGCAGAGCAGTGAGCCCGCTGGTGGTCCCGGGGGACTTCAGTCAGCCGGCCAGTCCCTTCGGCTGCCTCGATAACTCTGCCGCCAAACACAAGCTGGGCCTCAGACACAAAGCCGGCAACAGGAGGAAACCCGTGGCA AGGCTTGAGATGAGAGCAGGGGGCGACTCGGCGGGGGAGGAGATCCTGAATCCCTCCCCAGCAGAAGCTGCAGAGGAGCGAGGGCCCCAGAGGACAGCAGAAG TTGCCAGTGTTGATGAGCTGAAACCAAAGGCGGATAGGGAGGAAGAATccgaaggaggggaggaggtagaggaggaggagcagcagcaaaaGCATTCCAGACACTCCCTGTTGaggcacgaggaggaggaggaggaaggagaggaccaGTCTGAAGCTGAGCAGGATGTTTCTCACGGCCCGGACGCGTCCTCTCCTGTGGAGCTGCGTCTCTCTGATGAAGAAGCCCCGGACGCCGAGGCCCGGCCCGCCTCCAGGGACTCTTCTCTGCACAGTGACGG GGCCACGCCAGAGCCCCCTGCCACTCAGAGGGAGTACTTGCTGGACCCTCCAGGCGTGGCCTACGGAGCAGAGAAGAGAGGGGCACAAAGGGACTTGGCACTGAGCGGAGAAGAAGATGGAGTCCAGGgaaacatggaggaggagagctccTTCTTACAGGAAGTGCTGAGCTCCTTGAAGACTCCCCTCTCTTCGTGCTCGCTGGACAGGGAGCCTGAGGGCGTTGTcttggagatggaggagaaggaggaggtgaaggaaagggaaagagaagatGTCGAtgtagaggaaggggaggaggggaaggaagaggaagcgGCCGATGGCTCCCCCCAGTCAGACCACTCCGCAGAGGAAGAGGCTCCTGCTTTGAACACTCCTTCTGGTCGAGatgttgaagaagaagaagaagaagaagaagaatcaccagaggaagaggaacttGTGGTGGATAACGTCTGCCACCAAGAT CgagcagaggacagagagaaagatgctGATGAAGTCACACAAGATGATGTCACACCCGATGATGTCACACCCGATGATGTCACACCCGATGATGTCACACCCGATGATGTCACACCCGATGATGTCACACCCGATGATGTCACACCCGATGAACAAGATGCCTCAGAAACAAGCACCGCTGTCCACCAGGCGGAGGGGAAAGAGGACGAGGacagtgagggagaggaggaggcgatcGAGCTGGTGAAGGAGCccgaagtggaggaggagggaagggagaagagggaggaggaggaggaggagaaggaggaggcggaggcggaggaggcagaAGTGAgagtggaggaggcggaggaggcgacagaggaagagagggagggcgcGGAGGAGGTGACTGAGACGTTTCATGCAGCAGCAGACGAGGAAGCTGCCATGTGGGAGGAGGGCGTGGACGTCGGGGTTGGAGACGTGGGCTTGCACTTGAACGACGACGAGACCGAGCTGGGCGAAGCGGCGGCGCATCGGAGTCAGGCTGCTTCCGATTGGAGCTCCGGAGGGCAGAGGGAGGACGGAGAAGAGAGGGTGGAGAAAGTGGTGGAGATCGGCCGTTCAGAACACCaaccggaggaagaggaggacgagagtGAACGAGACCCGCGGCAGGAAAGGCTAGAAATGTGCGAGGAGCAAGCTAACGTCTCTGCCAAGCCTCCTTCTTTGTCCCTTCCAGGGTCACAAGAGAGCGCAACCAGCACTCCCAGTAAGACCAGCAAGACCTCCATCCACATAAATCTACTCTCTCCAAGCTCAGAGAAAGCCGCGCCTTTCTTCCACTGCTCCCCAGCTGCTGCAGACCCCGGCCAAGGAGGGACACCTGGTCCCGCCGTCGCAGACGCAGAAGAGGGAGAACCAGCAGACGATGTGGGAGCCGAGGAAGAGGTAAACCATTCGGCCCTGGAGGGAGCGGCCACCGGCTCTGAGAAAACTAACCAGCCGCCCAGCGGCTCGGATCGGAGCAAAGCACGCTTCACCATCGCCCCCGCCCGGCGGAGGTCACTCTCTTTTGAAGAAGCCGAGGagacctctccctcctcttcgcCGTCCTCCTTTACAGGACCCGGAGTGGTGGAGGCGGACGCCGCGAAAAGCAAGGACCCCAAAGTGGAGGCGGAGCCCAAAGTGGAGGCAGAACCGGCCAGTTTGTCACAGGTGGAGCCGGTTTTGAGCCCTGGTCGATTGAGGAGTGTCGGGGCCGCCTCAGCTGCCCCGCCTCCATCCTCCATTCCACCTCCGACCACAGCGAGCAGAGAAG agagCCTGGTCGTAGCGGAGGGGAACCCTGACAGTCCTTTTGGAGTTCGGCTGAGGAAGACGTTGGCTCTCCACACAGAG CCTCCCGTGGAGCCTCCAGCTCAGCCAACCAGCTGTACGGTTGACTCGCCGCAGCCAATCAGCATGAAGCCCTCCATAAGTCAGCCGGTCAGCCTCAAGCCCTCCCTCTCCAAGAAACCAGATGTAAACAAGCGCATGTCag ACCCGGCTGTTGCTCGCAGTCCTTCTGGTGGATCTGATCCTCCCAGCTGGATTTCTGTGGccaaacagaaacagaagatCTACAAAGAAAACTCGCTTGATGAGATCACAGTCAAGAAg gaggagcaggagaggaggggtTCAGCGCTACTGTACGTCAGCTCGGCTGACAGAACAACGGAGGGCAAAG caaATCCGCTGGAGACCAGTAAGCATCTCGCGTCAGTAGAGAAAGAGGCCAGgaggtctctctctcctccgacTCCGGTGCCCCCTCAGCCCCTCAAATTCCAGTCACCACCCTGCCCCGTTCCTCCGAAACCCAAGCTCCCACCGCCCACCGCCAAACACTCACCCCAACCCACGGTACCCCAAAGGTCCCTGTCACCCCCTGCTCCCATTACCGGGCCCAAAAAATCGCCCTCCTGCACTAACCCGCCATCGCCCGCCAAAACGGCCCCCTCGCCCAAGACGCCACAGCCCCACGGCACGACACCTACCTCCCCTCCCTTTTCCCCGAGAGCCGCCCCGGAGCCAAAGTCTGGCTCAAGAGGCGCTGCGGGGGTCCACATCCAAAACCCGGCGTCGCCCCAGGATGAGCCTCCCTGGATGGCCCTGGCCAAGAAGAAGGCCAAAGCCTGGAGCGAGATGCCCCAGATCGTCCAGTGA